Below is a genomic region from Paenibacillus rhizovicinus.
GCGTTTGCCGGCGAGGGCATCGTGGCGGAAACGCTCAACTTCAAGAAGCTGCCCGGTTACGAGAACGGCGGTACGATCCACATCATCGTAAACAACCGTATCGGATTCACGACGGAGAGCCGGGACTCCCGCTCTACGTACTATGCCAGCGACTTGGCTAAAGGCTTCGAAATTCCGATCGTGCACGTCAGCGCGGACGATCCGGAAGCTTGTATCGCCGCAGTTCGCATCGCTTGCGAATACCGTCAGAAATTCCGCAAGGACTTCCTGATCGACATGGTCGGTTATCGCCGTCACGGCCATAACGAAACGGACGATCCGGAAACGACGCAGCCGCTGCTGTACCAGAAGCTGCGCAAGCATCCGGTAGTAACCCGTATCTACAGCGAGAAGCTGAAGGAGAAAGGGCTGCTCAGCGAGGAGCAAGTCGAGGGTCTTCGTCAAGAAGGACTGTCGAAATTGCAAGCCGCGCTGGATGAAGTCAAAGGAAATGATAAAGCCTATAAGCAACCGAAAATGGACGATGCCGGCAGCAAACGCCGCAAGAAAGACATCGTCACTTCGGTTCCGATGAAGAAGCTGGCCGCGATCAACGAGGAACTGCTCAAGTGGCCGGACGGCTTCAAAGTGTACGAGAAGCTGGAACGGATTCTGATGCGCCGCGCGAATACGCTGGAGCCTGGCGGCAAGGTCGATTGGGGCCAAGCGGAGGCGCTTGCGTTCGCGACGATTCTGTCCGACGGCACGCCGATCCGGCTCAGCGGCCAAGATTCCGAGCGCGCAACGTTCGCGTTCCGGAACATCGTGCTCCACGACGTCGAGAATAACAAGACGTTCTCGCCGATGCATACGCTGCCTCAAGCGAAAGCTTCGTTCGGCGTCTACAACAGCCCGCTGGCAGAAGCGTCCGTGCTCGGCTTTGACTATGGCTACAACGTCTTCTCGCCGGAAACGCTCGTTATTTGGGAAGCGCAATACGGGGATTTCGCGAACTGCGCGCAAGTTATCATTGACCAGTTCATCACGGCTGGCCGCGTGAAATGGTCGCAGAAATCCGGTCTGATCATGCTGCTTCCGCACAGCTATGAAGGCCAAGGGCCGGAGCACTCCAGCGCAAGGCTGGAACGGTTCCTGCAGCTGGCCGCGGAAGACAACCTGACGATCGTCAACATGACGGCGGCATCGCAATATTTCCACCTGCTGCGCCGTCAAGCCGCGATCTTGAATACGGACGAAGCGCGTCCGCTGATCGTTATGGCGCCGAAGAGTCTGATTCGGAACCCGAACGTTGCGTCGGATCCGTCCGAATTCACCGATGGCACCTTCAAGCTGGTGCTTGAACAGCCGGGTCTCGGCAAGAAAGCGGACAAAGTGGAGCGCTTGATCTTCTGTACGGGCAAAATGGCCATCGATCTGGAAGCGGCGCTTGAGCTCAAAGACGGCCAAGCATCCGAATCATGGGATTGGGTGCATATCGTTCGCGTCGAGCAGCTGTATCCTTTCCCGAAAACGGACGTCGAGCAGATCATCGCGCGTTACCCGAACGTGAAAGAAGTGCTGTGGGTACAAGAAGAGCCGCAAAACATGGGCGCTTGGAACTATATCGAACCGCGGATCCGCGCTCGCGTAACGAACGAAACTTCCGTGCGCTACATCGGCCGTCCGAAACGGTCCAGCCCGGCAAGCGGCTTCCAATACATTCACAACATGGAGCAGCAGCGGATTATCTCCGTCGCGCTCAATAAAGGCAAACTCAATTAATTTCCTGATTCATCTAAATTAGATTCGGCAAGGAGAGAAACAGCCATGAGTGATATTAAAGTACCCGAAATGGGCGAATCCATCGTAGAAGGCACCATCTCCAAATGGCATGTCAAAGTCGGCGACAGCGTTAATGTCGGCGATGTATTGGCAGAGCTTGAAACGGATAAAGTCAACATTGAAATCAGCGCAGAACAAGCAGGCTCCGTGGAGTCTCTGCTGCGCGCTGAAGGCGACACCGTCGCTGTCGGCGAAACGATCGGCATGATCGGCAGCGGTGCGGGAGCGGCAGCTCCGGCGGCGCCGGCCGCACCTGCGGTTCCGGCTGTTCCGGCGGCGCCGGCAGCCGAGCCGACCGAAATGAAACCGGCGACGCCTGCGGCACCTCCTGTAACTGCAGCGCCTGCAGCGGAATCGAATGCTTCGGTTTCGTCGGCAACGCCGGCTGCCCGCAAGCTGGCAAGAGAGCGCGGCATCGACTTGAACCAAGTTCAATCGCTTGATCCGCTCGGCCGCATTCGCCAATCGGATATCGAAGCGCATGGCACGAAGCCGGCGGTTGTTGCTGCTCCTGCAGTGGCACAAGCGCCAGCAGCTTCCGCTCCGGCAGCCGATCCCGGCAAACCGGCAGAACGCCGCAAAATGTCCCGCCGCCGGATCACGATCGCGAAGCGCCTCGTTGAAGCGCAGCACACGGCAGCTATGCTGACAACGTTCAACGAAGTCGACATGACGGCGATCCTGGACGTTCGCAAACGCCGCAAAGATGCGTTCAAAGAAAAGCACGAAGTCGGCCTCGGCTTCATGTCCTTCTTCACGAAAGCCGTTATCGGCGCGCTGAAAGCATTCCCGCTGCTCAACGCGGAAATCCAAGGCGACGAAATTCTCGTGAAGCAATATTATGATATCGGCATCGCCGTTTCGGCGAAGGAAGGTTTGGTCGTTCCGGTCGTTCGCGACGCGGATCGTCTGGGCTTCGCTCAAATCGAGAAACAAATCGGCGAACTGGCCGGCAAAGCACGCGCGAACACGCTGTCGCTGAACGATCTGCAGGGCGGCACGTTCACGATCACGAACGGCGGCGTCTTCGGTTCCCTGTTGTCGACACCGATTCTGAATGCACCGCAAGTCGGTATTCTCGGCATGCACAAAATCCAAATTCGTCCGGTTGCGATCAACGCGACGGAGATGGAAAACCGTCCGATGATGTACATCGCATTGTCGTACGATCACCGGATCGTCGATGGTTCGGAAGCGGTACGTTTCCTCGTAACCGTTAAGGAACTGCTGGAAGATCCGGAATCCCTGCTGCTGGAAGGTTAATCCTCCTGCAAGTTCGTTCCGTTTTAACTTAAACCTCACAAACTGACGTCAGGCGATCTGTCCTGATTCGTCAGCTTGTGAGGTTTTTTATTTGCTATTCCCGAACATTCTACATAAAATAAAATAAACTACACTAGCGAAGACGGAGGCGGATGAACATGAACGTACGTAAAATGCGGTTGTTTGATTTCGAGAACATCCACTCCAGCGAAGATCGGGATGAGTTTGAGAAGGACTATGCCAGATTAATTCAATCGCCGGCTTTTCGGCGGCTGCAGGGGAAATCTCAGGTGTTCGGAGCGGGTTCCGGGGATTACTACCGGACGCGTTTGACGCATTCGCTCGAAGTGTCGCAGATCGCCCGCGAAGTGGCGCGTAAGCTGCATAAGACGAATCCATTCTTGGCCAAACGGGAGCATCCGGGGCTCGTCATGGATCCCGAAGTCGTGGAAGTGGCATCGTTAGCCCATGACCTGGGTCATCCTCCATTCGGGCATAAGGGCGAAGAAGTGCTGAACGAAATCCTGATGAAGGAATGCGGGCTCAAATACGAAGGAAATGCCCAAAATTTCCGCATTCTGATGTTTCTGGAGAAGCGCGCGGGCAGCGACAGCGGTCTCGATCTGACAGCCGCCGTCCTGCTGGCGATCAATAAATATCCGTACTGCCTGGACGATCCCGGCCGCTTGAAAGGCGTCTATGGCATGGAATGGGAGGGCATCCGTTCCCTGCGCCAAGCATGGGGTATGCCTGACGGCTGCGCGACGCTGGAAGCGCAGCTGATGGATCTCTGCGACGATATCGCGTATTCCACGCATGATATCGAGGATGGGATTCGTGCCGGCAAAATCCAAATGAATCCCAGCTTGTTCGAAGACGACCGGCTAGTCGCCAACGTCATGCAGGAGATCATCGACGATCCCGGCAATGCCGTCATGCACTGGGAACAAGTAGACATGAAGCAAATGGTGAAGCAGGCCTTGCATCATTACTTGCAGCAATGGGAAAGCATCTACGTGGAGTGCGGCAGGGAGCCTTCCCGGACGCGTCGTGAAATGAAAGCGCGCTGGGTGCGCAAATTCGTCAGCGGCGTCGGCATCATCGACGATCCCGCGACGGGCTGGAAGCGGGTCACGTTCATCCGCGACGGCGTGCAGGATCTGGAGCTGCTGCGCACGATGGAGATTTTGAAGAAGCTCGCTTGGGTGACGTTGATCAAGGACTTCCGTGTTCAACGTTTGCATAAGCGCAGTGAAATCATGATTACGCGGCTGTGGGAGAGCTTCCGTACGCAGGAGACGGGAAGGCTCATCATTCCGCCGGACTGGCTGGAAAGCTACGAACGGCAGCGCAGCAAATGGCCGTGGGAGCGGATGGTGGCCGATTACATCGCCGGCATGACCGATGCTTACGCCGAGAAGGTGTATGCGGAGTTTTTCGCCAGCCGGTCGGGATCGATCTATGAGCGCGATTAGTCAGGGGATAGCGTGAAAAACTTGATATGCAATGCCGAGGGAATCCGAATGCGGGTTCCCTTTTGTTGTACATCTTAAGTAATTCATCATAGCAGCCGGGCATTAGCTGACGTCTTGTACTTCAGTAGTTGAGACGGAAAAAACCGGAGCAAGTATGACTTGGAGCTAGATATTCTTGAAATGGGAATAGTAGGCACATACGAGTTTTTTCTTCCAGGCGTTTTCGATTTTGAACGATCTTTATTTCATCTTCACATGATCTCCATGTGGTCTTGATTCGAAACCGATACACTGGTCTAATAATGACGCTAAACGGGAGCCCATATGAAAACCATACTGATCGTCGAAGACGAGGACATTCTGCGCGAAATCAGCAAAGATTATTTCTTGAATGAAGGATATAACGTGCTGGAAGCAGCGGACGGGAAGACTGCGCTTGATCTGTTTCAGAAACATGATGCGGATTTGATCGTGCTGGATATCATGCTGCCGGAGTTGGACGGCTGGTCGGTATGCCGCCGTATCCGCAA
It encodes:
- a CDS encoding 2-oxoglutarate dehydrogenase E1 component, with the translated sequence MTADSIDRKSPWELYYGPNLGYIEEMYERFLRDPNEVDAAVRELFEKWGPPPSVTAGSSANVSSPSKATTDGSNSIKTFDPNYLKKIVDAGKLVRNIRTFGHLAADNDPLGLTPLPDTRLIEQATFKLTDEDLEAIPASLIWEEAPGSIVNAKQAIKHLKDVYTKSFGFEFAHIHEIDERTWLRRQAEIGMASKPMTANERIALLKRLIDVEQFETFLHRSFVGQKRFSIEGTDTLVPMLDEVVREVAHDGARHILMGMAHRGRLNVLTHVLGKSYTTIFSEFHHSPNKDKDLFPSEGAMGINIGWTGDVKYHLGAHRSVKEGETVETRITMANNPSHLEYVNPIVEGFTRAAQDDRSKPGYPVADLGSAAAILIHGDAAFAGEGIVAETLNFKKLPGYENGGTIHIIVNNRIGFTTESRDSRSTYYASDLAKGFEIPIVHVSADDPEACIAAVRIACEYRQKFRKDFLIDMVGYRRHGHNETDDPETTQPLLYQKLRKHPVVTRIYSEKLKEKGLLSEEQVEGLRQEGLSKLQAALDEVKGNDKAYKQPKMDDAGSKRRKKDIVTSVPMKKLAAINEELLKWPDGFKVYEKLERILMRRANTLEPGGKVDWGQAEALAFATILSDGTPIRLSGQDSERATFAFRNIVLHDVENNKTFSPMHTLPQAKASFGVYNSPLAEASVLGFDYGYNVFSPETLVIWEAQYGDFANCAQVIIDQFITAGRVKWSQKSGLIMLLPHSYEGQGPEHSSARLERFLQLAAEDNLTIVNMTAASQYFHLLRRQAAILNTDEARPLIVMAPKSLIRNPNVASDPSEFTDGTFKLVLEQPGLGKKADKVERLIFCTGKMAIDLEAALELKDGQASESWDWVHIVRVEQLYPFPKTDVEQIIARYPNVKEVLWVQEEPQNMGAWNYIEPRIRARVTNETSVRYIGRPKRSSPASGFQYIHNMEQQRIISVALNKGKLN
- the odhB gene encoding 2-oxoglutarate dehydrogenase complex dihydrolipoyllysine-residue succinyltransferase, which produces MSDIKVPEMGESIVEGTISKWHVKVGDSVNVGDVLAELETDKVNIEISAEQAGSVESLLRAEGDTVAVGETIGMIGSGAGAAAPAAPAAPAVPAVPAAPAAEPTEMKPATPAAPPVTAAPAAESNASVSSATPAARKLARERGIDLNQVQSLDPLGRIRQSDIEAHGTKPAVVAAPAVAQAPAASAPAADPGKPAERRKMSRRRITIAKRLVEAQHTAAMLTTFNEVDMTAILDVRKRRKDAFKEKHEVGLGFMSFFTKAVIGALKAFPLLNAEIQGDEILVKQYYDIGIAVSAKEGLVVPVVRDADRLGFAQIEKQIGELAGKARANTLSLNDLQGGTFTITNGGVFGSLLSTPILNAPQVGILGMHKIQIRPVAINATEMENRPMMYIALSYDHRIVDGSEAVRFLVTVKELLEDPESLLLEG
- a CDS encoding deoxyguanosinetriphosphate triphosphohydrolase family protein, with protein sequence MNVRKMRLFDFENIHSSEDRDEFEKDYARLIQSPAFRRLQGKSQVFGAGSGDYYRTRLTHSLEVSQIAREVARKLHKTNPFLAKREHPGLVMDPEVVEVASLAHDLGHPPFGHKGEEVLNEILMKECGLKYEGNAQNFRILMFLEKRAGSDSGLDLTAAVLLAINKYPYCLDDPGRLKGVYGMEWEGIRSLRQAWGMPDGCATLEAQLMDLCDDIAYSTHDIEDGIRAGKIQMNPSLFEDDRLVANVMQEIIDDPGNAVMHWEQVDMKQMVKQALHHYLQQWESIYVECGREPSRTRREMKARWVRKFVSGVGIIDDPATGWKRVTFIRDGVQDLELLRTMEILKKLAWVTLIKDFRVQRLHKRSEIMITRLWESFRTQETGRLIIPPDWLESYERQRSKWPWERMVADYIAGMTDAYAEKVYAEFFASRSGSIYERD